A genomic window from Candidatus Denitrolinea symbiosum includes:
- a CDS encoding glycosyl transferase family 1, whose amino-acid sequence MKYKVLSVGQNYHIRGGSDRMMFQTNQILADHGHAVAVFAAQDARNQESVWSRYFPAAANFEKPALIDLARYVYSFPAARQMKKLLDDVSPDIAHLHIYYGKLTTSILRPLKDAGIPIVQSLHEYKLICPVYTLVSKDKICEACQGRYFWRAIPRKCNRQSLARTLLSVTESYVSRWNGAVERVDHFIAVSDFVRQKVIQYGVPPDKVTTVCNVMDASDIEPNGAPGGYFLYFGRLERVKGLFTLLEAASSITEAPTYIVGEGSIKADLQKWIEERGLTHIKLLGFKTGAELHDIIRGSLCTILPAEWYEPWGLTILEGFAHGRPAIGGRMGGIPEIITDGADGLLFEAGNAEALREKMAWMAAHPLQAVEMGRAGRLKVERKFTPEIYYTQLMGVYRKAAGIS is encoded by the coding sequence ATGAAATACAAGGTTCTGAGCGTTGGACAGAATTATCACATCCGCGGGGGGTCGGACCGGATGATGTTCCAGACGAATCAGATATTGGCGGATCACGGACACGCAGTGGCTGTCTTTGCCGCTCAAGATGCCCGTAATCAAGAATCCGTATGGTCGCGTTATTTCCCGGCCGCGGCAAATTTTGAGAAGCCTGCCTTAATTGACCTGGCGCGGTATGTGTATTCGTTTCCGGCCGCCAGGCAGATGAAGAAGTTGCTGGATGACGTCAGTCCCGACATAGCCCATTTGCACATCTATTACGGCAAGTTGACCACGTCAATATTGCGCCCCCTTAAAGACGCGGGGATACCCATCGTGCAATCGTTGCACGAGTATAAGTTGATCTGTCCGGTATATACGTTGGTGTCAAAGGACAAGATCTGCGAAGCCTGCCAGGGGAGGTATTTTTGGAGGGCCATCCCAAGAAAATGCAACCGTCAATCCCTGGCGCGTACCCTGCTCAGCGTGACGGAATCCTACGTGTCCAGGTGGAACGGAGCGGTGGAGCGCGTTGACCATTTCATTGCCGTCAGCGATTTTGTCCGGCAGAAAGTGATCCAATACGGCGTTCCCCCGGATAAGGTCACGACCGTTTGCAATGTTATGGACGCATCCGATATTGAGCCAAACGGCGCGCCGGGTGGCTACTTTCTTTACTTTGGACGTCTGGAGCGGGTTAAGGGACTGTTTACCTTGCTGGAGGCTGCCTCTTCCATCACGGAGGCGCCGACCTATATCGTCGGCGAAGGCTCTATCAAAGCGGATCTCCAAAAGTGGATCGAAGAGCGCGGCCTGACCCACATCAAATTGCTCGGCTTTAAGACAGGCGCGGAGCTTCACGATATAATTCGCGGCAGTTTATGCACCATATTGCCGGCCGAATGGTACGAGCCGTGGGGATTGACGATCCTGGAGGGCTTTGCTCATGGACGCCCGGCCATTGGCGGTCGCATGGGAGGCATTCCTGAGATCATCACAGACGGCGCGGATGGTTTGCTGTTCGAAGCGGGAAACGCGGAGGCGCTGAGAGAGAAAATGGCGTGGATGGCGGCCCATCCTCTCCAGGCAGTTGAGATGGGGAGAGCGGGCCGCTTGAAGGTCGAACGGAAGTTCACGCCGGAAATTTACTACACCCAGTTAATGGGAGTTTATCGCAAAGCGGCAGGGATTTCATAG
- a CDS encoding trigger factor — MNIEKNIRDDHQAELTVEIDPEQMEAAKRKAARRLAQRGKIPGFRPGKAPYDMIRRHYGDEAIVEAAIDLLVDDLYPEILKQAEVDPAAPGSLEKVESFDPPKFVFRVPLAPTVDLGDYLSIRVPYEWTPPGEKELDEALDNLRQMYASTKTVEREMQEGDYALISVVGEKQGATEGEDQSELSRENTAVVVRPEDKQSDDEWPFKGFARGLIGMKPGESKTVTHEYPEDEEDAALKGATVVFNATVKSVRAVTLPELNDEFAKTVSEQYETLDQLKDFMRADLEAHARAEYDDEYFNKVLEQIREGAAIKYPPQVLDHEGEHVLGELDQRLASQGMDLETYFKVRNTTREKFMEDEVKPAAANRLARGLILDEIARIHKVNFDEAALTEEFHQTLNELAYQGAVDFERLNKSGKENQARFSSAVATQSANRLITRRTLEKIKSIALGEWKPEDDEPKAAEAETGPGEAAPASEVREETVQASGEESDAETSTNP, encoded by the coding sequence TTGAACATCGAAAAGAACATCCGTGACGACCACCAGGCCGAACTGACCGTCGAAATTGACCCGGAACAGATGGAAGCCGCCAAGCGAAAAGCGGCGCGCAGACTGGCGCAGCGCGGCAAGATCCCCGGCTTCCGCCCGGGCAAGGCGCCCTACGATATGATCCGCCGCCACTACGGAGACGAAGCCATCGTGGAAGCCGCCATTGACCTGCTGGTGGACGATCTTTATCCCGAAATATTGAAACAGGCCGAAGTGGATCCGGCCGCGCCCGGCTCGCTGGAAAAAGTCGAAAGCTTCGACCCGCCGAAGTTCGTCTTCCGCGTCCCGCTCGCCCCCACCGTGGACCTGGGCGACTATCTCTCCATCCGCGTCCCCTACGAGTGGACTCCGCCCGGCGAAAAAGAACTGGACGAGGCGCTGGATAACCTCCGCCAGATGTACGCCTCCACCAAGACGGTGGAGCGCGAGATGCAGGAAGGCGACTACGCGCTCATCTCGGTCGTCGGCGAAAAACAGGGCGCGACTGAAGGCGAAGACCAATCCGAGTTGTCGCGCGAGAACACAGCAGTAGTGGTGCGTCCTGAAGACAAGCAAAGCGACGACGAATGGCCGTTCAAGGGATTCGCACGCGGCCTGATCGGGATGAAGCCGGGAGAATCGAAAACCGTCACGCACGAGTATCCCGAAGACGAAGAAGACGCGGCGCTGAAAGGCGCGACGGTCGTGTTCAACGCCACGGTTAAGAGCGTGCGCGCGGTGACTTTGCCCGAGCTGAACGACGAGTTCGCCAAGACCGTCAGCGAGCAATACGAGACTCTCGACCAGTTGAAAGACTTCATGCGCGCGGACCTCGAAGCCCACGCGCGCGCGGAGTACGACGACGAGTACTTCAACAAAGTCCTTGAGCAGATTCGAGAAGGCGCGGCCATTAAATATCCGCCGCAGGTTCTGGATCACGAGGGCGAACACGTGCTGGGCGAATTGGATCAGAGACTCGCATCGCAGGGCATGGACCTGGAGACGTACTTCAAAGTCCGCAATACCACGCGTGAGAAGTTCATGGAAGACGAAGTGAAACCGGCGGCGGCGAATCGCCTCGCGCGCGGACTCATCCTCGACGAGATCGCCCGCATACACAAGGTCAACTTCGACGAGGCCGCGCTGACCGAGGAGTTCCACCAGACCCTCAACGAGCTGGCGTATCAGGGCGCGGTGGATTTCGAACGGCTGAACAAAAGCGGCAAGGAGAACCAGGCGCGCTTCTCGAGCGCGGTCGCGACCCAGTCTGCCAACCGCCTGATCACGCGCCGCACGCTGGAGAAGATCAAGTCCATCGCGCTCGGCGAGTGGAAGCCCGAGGACGACGAGCCGAAGGCCGCCGAAGCGGAGACCGGGCCCGGGGAGGCCGCGCCCGCCTCCGAGGTCAGGGAAGAGACGGTACAGGCGTCGGGCGAAGAGTCGGACGCGGAAACATCCACAAATCCATGA
- a CDS encoding sodium-translocating pyrophosphatase — protein MFTMGLSTFETWAIWGVFVIALLGLGYAVFLRSQILREDKGTEKMQEVWGAIRDGANAYLVRQLRSILPLIGVLTIALFFSVYIVPPSPEALERFKNLPPDQVRLIIGLARAVAFIMGASFSLMVGQIGMRMAVEGNVRVASASRRSFGDALRIAYRAGTITGMLTDGLGLLGGTVIFIILGIAAPDALLGFGFGGTLLALFMRVGGGIFTKAADVGADLVGKVEAGIPEDDPRNPAVVADLVGDNVGDCAGMAADIFESYEVTIVSGLILGLALYHFTGRLEWIVFPLIVRGVGVLASIIGTYLVRGGPGKSGDAMASIFRGFLTSAGVSTALFFIAGYFYLNNPAMAEWGGWWRIPLVVSVGVLLAILIDRLTEYFTGTHNKPVKEIKKAADTGPATLILQGIAAGFESSVWSVIVIALTIVASIFIMGSVPNLNPVERVNFILYGVAMIGIGMLTLTGNNVAMDSFGPIADNANGIGEMSWHGLEDKETKDAQQIMADLDAVGNTTKAITKGIAIGSAVIAAVSLFGSFLVDVSRAQQTLGVPLAEQIQSIGIRVDIPQVFVGMLIGGALPWLFSSFAIQAVSRAASLIVLEVRRQFKLGVLEGKIPPDYKQAVAISTTAAQKELVSLALLGIVTPIVVGLTLQVEALGGFLAGIIVSGQLLAVFLNNSGGAWDNAKKLIEDEPKNPAENSGKGSDRHKAAVVGDTVGDPFKDTAGPALNPMIKVVNLVSVIIAPIVVQYAKATGATQSVIWAVALLLLALLGWAVLRSKAPAPEMK, from the coding sequence ATGTTTACCATGGGATTGAGCACGTTCGAGACCTGGGCCATCTGGGGTGTGTTCGTTATCGCCCTGCTTGGTCTCGGCTATGCGGTCTTTTTGCGCTCCCAGATCCTGCGCGAAGATAAAGGCACAGAGAAAATGCAGGAAGTCTGGGGCGCGATCCGCGATGGCGCGAACGCCTACCTGGTGCGGCAATTGAGATCCATCCTGCCGCTCATCGGCGTTCTAACCATCGCGCTTTTCTTTTCCGTATATATTGTCCCCCCTTCGCCCGAAGCGCTGGAGCGATTTAAGAACCTGCCCCCAGACCAGGTGCGTTTGATCATCGGGCTGGCGCGGGCGGTGGCGTTCATCATGGGCGCCTCGTTCTCGCTGATGGTCGGCCAGATCGGGATGCGGATGGCGGTGGAAGGCAACGTGCGCGTGGCCTCGGCCTCCCGTCGTTCGTTCGGCGACGCGCTGCGCATTGCCTACCGCGCCGGGACGATCACCGGTATGCTCACCGACGGCCTCGGCTTGCTCGGCGGCACCGTCATCTTCATCATCCTCGGCATCGCCGCGCCAGACGCCCTGCTGGGCTTCGGCTTTGGCGGCACGCTCCTGGCGTTGTTCATGCGCGTCGGCGGCGGCATCTTCACCAAGGCTGCGGACGTGGGCGCGGACCTGGTTGGCAAGGTGGAAGCCGGCATCCCGGAGGACGATCCGAGGAATCCCGCTGTGGTCGCGGACCTCGTGGGCGATAACGTCGGCGACTGCGCCGGCATGGCCGCGGACATCTTCGAATCCTATGAAGTGACCATCGTCTCCGGCTTGATCCTGGGCCTGGCGCTGTATCACTTCACCGGCCGCCTCGAGTGGATCGTCTTCCCGCTCATCGTGCGCGGCGTAGGCGTGCTGGCCTCCATTATCGGAACGTACCTGGTGCGGGGCGGCCCGGGCAAGAGCGGCGACGCCATGGCTTCCATCTTCCGCGGCTTCCTGACCTCCGCGGGCGTTTCGACCGCCCTGTTCTTCATCGCCGGCTATTTCTATTTGAACAACCCGGCCATGGCCGAGTGGGGCGGCTGGTGGCGCATCCCGCTGGTGGTGTCGGTGGGCGTTTTGTTGGCGATTCTGATCGACCGCCTGACCGAATACTTTACCGGCACGCACAACAAACCCGTCAAGGAGATCAAGAAGGCGGCGGATACCGGCCCGGCCACCCTGATCTTGCAGGGCATCGCGGCAGGTTTTGAATCCTCGGTCTGGTCCGTTATCGTGATCGCCCTGACGATTGTGGCTTCCATCTTCATCATGGGTTCCGTCCCCAATTTGAACCCTGTCGAGCGGGTCAACTTCATTCTTTACGGCGTGGCGATGATCGGCATCGGCATGTTGACCCTGACCGGCAACAATGTGGCGATGGACTCTTTCGGCCCGATCGCCGATAACGCCAATGGTATCGGCGAAATGTCCTGGCATGGGCTGGAAGACAAGGAGACGAAAGACGCTCAGCAGATCATGGCCGACCTCGACGCGGTGGGCAACACGACGAAGGCTATCACCAAGGGCATCGCCATCGGTTCGGCGGTGATCGCGGCGGTCTCGCTGTTCGGCTCCTTCCTCGTGGACGTGAGCCGCGCCCAACAAACCCTCGGCGTGCCGCTGGCGGAGCAGATCCAGTCCATCGGCATTCGCGTGGACATTCCGCAGGTGTTCGTGGGTATGCTGATCGGCGGCGCGCTGCCCTGGTTGTTCTCCTCCTTTGCCATTCAAGCCGTCTCCCGCGCCGCGTCGCTGATCGTGCTGGAAGTCCGCCGCCAGTTCAAGCTGGGCGTGCTGGAAGGCAAGATCCCGCCCGATTACAAGCAGGCGGTGGCAATCTCCACGACTGCGGCGCAGAAGGAACTCGTCTCGCTGGCGCTGCTCGGCATTGTGACGCCGATCGTGGTCGGTTTGACGCTGCAAGTGGAGGCGTTGGGCGGCTTCCTGGCGGGCATCATCGTTTCGGGGCAGCTGCTGGCGGTCTTCCTCAACAACTCGGGCGGCGCGTGGGATAACGCCAAGAAGTTGATCGAAGACGAGCCGAAGAATCCCGCCGAGAACAGCGGCAAGGGTTCGGACCGCCACAAGGCGGCGGTGGTGGGCGACACGGTTGGCGATCCGTTCAAGGATACGGCCGGCCCGGCGCTGAATCCGATGATCAAGGTGGTGAACCTGGTCTCGGTTATCATCGCGCCGATCGTGGTGCAGTACGCCAAGGCTACCGGCGCGACGCAGAGCGTCATCTGGGCGGTGGCTTTGCTCCTGCTTGCCCTGCTCGGCTGGGCGGTGCTGCGCTCCAAGGCGCCCGCGCCGGAGATGAAGTAG
- a CDS encoding ATP-dependent Clp protease proteolytic subunit — protein MIPEFKNVIPMVIESSGRGERAYDIYSLLLKERIIFLGTPIDDQVANVIVAQLLFLNHEDPEKEIRMYINSPGGMIYAGMAIYDTMRIISNPISTTAVGVTASFGTVLLAAGTKGRRYALPHATIHMHQPLGGAQGQATDIAIAAKQIMRQKEILNGILANHTGQPLEVIERDTDRDFYLDAKSAVEYGLVDQVLEVPEKVS, from the coding sequence ATGATTCCCGAATTCAAAAACGTAATTCCCATGGTGATCGAATCGTCCGGGCGGGGGGAACGGGCGTACGACATTTACTCGCTGCTGCTGAAGGAGCGCATCATCTTCCTCGGCACGCCGATTGACGACCAGGTCGCCAACGTGATTGTGGCGCAGCTGCTCTTCCTGAACCACGAAGACCCCGAAAAGGAAATCCGCATGTACATCAACTCGCCCGGCGGGATGATCTACGCGGGGATGGCGATCTACGACACGATGCGGATCATCTCGAACCCGATCAGCACCACCGCCGTGGGCGTGACCGCCTCGTTCGGGACCGTGCTGCTGGCCGCGGGGACGAAGGGACGCCGCTACGCCCTGCCGCACGCCACCATCCACATGCACCAGCCACTCGGCGGCGCGCAGGGACAGGCCACCGACATCGCCATCGCCGCGAAGCAGATCATGCGCCAGAAGGAGATCCTGAACGGCATCCTCGCCAATCACACCGGCCAGCCGCTGGAAGTGATCGAGCGCGACACCGACCGCGACTTCTACCTGGACGCGAAATCCGCCGTGGAGTATGGCTTGGTGGACCAGGTGCTGGAAGTGCCGGAGAAAGTTAGCTAG
- a CDS encoding ferredoxin, translating into MTSLIAIEGIGPKNAEKLGRAGVRSVEALLEKGGAVKGRKALSIEAGISEALILEWVNRADLFRVPGLGEEYSDLLENAGVDTVVELSKRRADNLRAAMLEANERKKLVRRMPSVEMVEGWIKAAKSLPRAVEY; encoded by the coding sequence ATGACATCGCTTATCGCAATCGAAGGCATCGGACCAAAGAATGCCGAAAAACTGGGGCGCGCGGGCGTCCGCTCCGTCGAAGCCCTGCTTGAAAAAGGCGGCGCGGTCAAAGGCCGCAAAGCCCTTTCTATTGAGGCTGGAATTTCCGAGGCGCTGATCCTGGAATGGGTCAACCGCGCCGACCTGTTCCGCGTCCCCGGCCTCGGGGAGGAATACAGCGACCTGCTCGAAAACGCCGGCGTAGACACGGTAGTGGAACTCTCGAAGCGCCGCGCCGACAACCTGCGCGCCGCCATGCTCGAGGCCAATGAGCGGAAGAAACTCGTCCGCCGTATGCCGTCCGTCGAAATGGTGGAAGGCTGGATCAAAGCCGCCAAATCGCTGCCGCGGGCAGTGGAATACTAA
- a CDS encoding serine acetyltransferase: MAFEKTREDIRVFKLKHRDQNHWLAYFYYPEFRTQLLLRLSQWCYRHHLKLFAYLITAFNDFSAGIWIGPQVEIGKGLFLGHARGVVINPNTKIGEYCILVQQVGLGGPRLTLGNFVSVGAGAKIVSRRDRPVEIGDFVIVGAGAVVTKSIPSFSVVAGVPARRIRSISLDDAQYEWGEVLSPEQLEKISKNI; encoded by the coding sequence ATGGCATTTGAGAAAACGAGAGAAGATATACGCGTCTTCAAACTAAAACACCGCGACCAAAACCATTGGCTGGCATATTTTTATTACCCCGAGTTCAGAACGCAGTTGTTATTGCGGCTTTCCCAGTGGTGTTATAGACATCATTTAAAACTTTTCGCCTATCTTATTACCGCTTTTAACGATTTTAGCGCAGGGATTTGGATTGGCCCTCAGGTTGAAATAGGAAAAGGCCTTTTTTTGGGACATGCCCGCGGCGTAGTGATAAACCCCAATACGAAAATCGGCGAATATTGTATTTTGGTCCAGCAAGTCGGACTTGGGGGGCCTAGATTAACTTTAGGCAATTTTGTGAGCGTTGGAGCGGGCGCTAAAATTGTCAGCAGGCGCGACCGTCCCGTTGAAATTGGCGATTTTGTCATTGTTGGCGCGGGAGCGGTTGTCACAAAGAGCATTCCGAGTTTTTCGGTCGTCGCGGGAGTCCCTGCCAGGCGAATACGGAGCATTTCCCTGGATGATGCCCAATATGAATGGGGGGAAGTTCTCTCCCCGGAGCAACTGGAAAAAATATCCAAAAACATTTAG
- a CDS encoding 23S rRNA (adenine(2503)-C(2))-methyltransferase RlmN has product MEAPLVYDFDLPALTELLAAWGEPSYRARQTWQGLYRNFYDSPNRFANLPAALRAKLAEGLRFAALAPVSRLASSDKQTVKTLFQLHDGKVIEAVLMKYDRRNTLCISTQAGCAMGCVFCATGQMGFKRHLSSGEIVAQVMHYARLLHEQNERVTNVVLMGMGEPFHNYDNTMAAIDRLNDADGFNFGARRFTISTVGLVPSIRRFADEARQVNLAVSLHAADDGTRDAMMPVNKKYPVAEVIEACRYYVSKTGRRVTFEWALINGVNDTPETARRLAARLKGMLCHVNAIPLNPTTGYSGQPTDRERARAFKETLEQAGIPCTIRMRRGIDIAAGCGQLAGKSPL; this is encoded by the coding sequence ATGGAAGCCCCTCTCGTTTACGACTTCGACCTCCCAGCGCTGACGGAACTGCTCGCCGCGTGGGGCGAACCGTCCTACCGCGCCCGTCAAACCTGGCAGGGACTGTATCGGAATTTTTACGACTCCCCCAACCGCTTCGCCAACCTACCGGCCGCGCTGCGCGCCAAACTCGCGGAGGGACTGCGCTTCGCCGCGCTCGCTCCCGTCTCGCGACTCGCCTCCTCCGACAAACAGACCGTCAAGACCCTCTTCCAGCTCCACGACGGCAAAGTCATCGAAGCGGTGTTGATGAAATACGACCGCCGCAACACGCTCTGCATTTCCACGCAGGCGGGCTGCGCCATGGGCTGCGTCTTCTGCGCCACGGGACAGATGGGATTCAAACGTCATCTCTCCAGCGGCGAGATCGTCGCGCAGGTCATGCACTACGCGCGCCTGCTCCACGAACAGAACGAACGCGTCACGAACGTCGTCCTGATGGGCATGGGCGAACCGTTCCACAACTACGACAACACGATGGCCGCCATAGATCGACTCAACGACGCGGACGGATTCAACTTCGGCGCGCGACGCTTCACCATCTCGACGGTCGGGCTGGTCCCGTCCATTCGGCGCTTCGCGGACGAGGCGCGGCAAGTCAACCTGGCCGTCTCGCTCCACGCCGCGGACGACGGGACGCGCGACGCGATGATGCCCGTCAACAAGAAATATCCCGTCGCCGAAGTGATCGAAGCCTGCCGCTACTACGTCTCCAAAACGGGACGGCGCGTCACCTTCGAGTGGGCGCTCATCAACGGAGTCAACGACACGCCCGAAACCGCGCGCAGACTCGCCGCGCGGCTCAAAGGGATGCTCTGCCACGTCAACGCCATCCCGCTCAATCCCACGACCGGCTACAGCGGCCAGCCCACCGACCGCGAACGCGCGCGGGCCTTTAAAGAGACGCTGGAACAGGCCGGGATTCCCTGCACGATCCGCATGAGACGCGGCATAGACATCGCCGCGGGCTGCGGCCAACTGGCGGGAAAATCCCCGTTATAA
- a CDS encoding flippase has translation MKLFSKSLPELLQMARGNGAGSQLARNGIGSLALKVSDTLFSFLVAVTLARALGADGYGDYSYVYALVSVLAIPAQFGLPNLLVRETAKALAKQEWGLIQGVWRWAGKMTSLLAVILILGTGAVAIVWGKSFNPGQLSAMFWGLILMPLIAFGELRGAALRGLHRVVEGQIPEQAILPGLFFIFVLAAAIVFPKMDMTPATAMALQVAAAGIAFAIGAWLLWRATPTEVRDASPLYEGRAWLASTLPLAFIGGMQLINRRLSILVLGFFVDSSQVGIFRVADQMALLISVGLQAMNLAVAPQFARLYAIGNKERLQKLVTASSRIVFFLTLAIVAFFLAFGKPFLRIVFGEEFAPAYVPLVILAIGQLVNALTGSVAVLLNMTGHEQATAQGMTISAIANVVLNLILVPLWGPNGAALASAVTFTAWNVILWVAVHRRLQINSMAFDPFGWGAAAKKAR, from the coding sequence ATGAAGTTGTTTTCCAAATCATTGCCTGAATTGCTCCAGATGGCCAGGGGGAACGGCGCAGGATCGCAATTAGCCAGAAATGGGATAGGCAGCCTGGCGCTAAAAGTTTCCGACACCTTATTCTCTTTTCTGGTCGCGGTGACGTTGGCGCGGGCATTGGGCGCGGACGGTTATGGAGATTACTCGTATGTGTATGCGCTTGTAAGCGTGCTTGCCATTCCCGCCCAGTTCGGGCTTCCCAATTTGCTGGTGCGCGAGACTGCAAAGGCGCTTGCGAAGCAGGAATGGGGTTTGATCCAGGGCGTTTGGCGTTGGGCTGGCAAGATGACCAGTCTCCTGGCTGTGATTTTAATCCTCGGTACGGGCGCGGTGGCGATAGTCTGGGGAAAATCTTTTAACCCGGGCCAGTTAAGCGCCATGTTCTGGGGATTGATCCTAATGCCGCTGATCGCATTCGGGGAATTGCGGGGAGCGGCGCTGCGCGGTTTGCATCGGGTCGTGGAAGGACAAATTCCAGAGCAAGCCATCCTGCCCGGGTTATTTTTTATTTTCGTCCTGGCCGCGGCTATCGTCTTCCCGAAAATGGATATGACCCCCGCCACAGCCATGGCCTTGCAAGTGGCGGCCGCGGGGATCGCTTTTGCAATCGGCGCGTGGCTTCTTTGGCGGGCAACCCCAACGGAGGTTCGTGACGCGAGTCCTTTATATGAAGGTCGGGCCTGGTTGGCGAGTACATTGCCGCTGGCGTTCATTGGCGGAATGCAGTTGATCAACCGCCGCTTGAGCATACTTGTGCTTGGCTTTTTCGTCGATTCGTCTCAAGTGGGCATTTTTCGGGTCGCCGATCAAATGGCTTTACTGATCTCCGTGGGTCTTCAGGCCATGAACCTGGCGGTGGCCCCCCAATTTGCCCGTCTTTATGCAATCGGCAACAAGGAACGCCTTCAGAAACTGGTCACCGCCAGTTCGCGCATCGTATTTTTTCTGACGCTTGCGATTGTGGCGTTTTTTTTGGCGTTTGGAAAGCCGTTCCTGCGGATTGTGTTTGGAGAAGAATTTGCCCCCGCCTACGTTCCGCTGGTCATACTGGCTATCGGCCAGCTGGTAAATGCCCTGACCGGCTCTGTCGCCGTTTTGTTGAACATGACAGGACACGAACAGGCCACCGCGCAAGGGATGACGATTTCGGCCATCGCGAACGTGGTCCTGAACCTGATCCTTGTTCCGCTGTGGGGACCTAACGGGGCCGCGCTTGCCTCGGCGGTTACTTTCACGGCTTGGAATGTCATCTTATGGGTCGCGGTACACAGAAGGCTGCAAATAAACAGCATGGCGTTCGATCCCTTTGGATGGGGCGCGGCCGCAAAGAAAGCGCGATGA
- a CDS encoding glycosyltransferase encodes MRELVARLNLVLPELTDQFELLLINDGSRDRSWEVVEELARVHPWITGINFMRNFGQHNALLCGIREARFEIIVTLDDDCQNPPEEIPKLIEKINAGFDVVYGSPRQTRHGLWRDLASQITKIALQSVMGADTARKVSAFRAFRTPLRQAFATYGGSFVNIDVLLSWASTRFSSVDVLHRPRESGRSNYTFRALVVHALNMITGFSMLPLQIASLVGFLFTVFGIMVLFYVIARYLIQGGSIPGFPFLASTIAIFSGAQLFSLGIIGEYLARMHFRLMDRPTYVIQKVYKNAAGEEA; translated from the coding sequence TTGCGCGAACTTGTCGCCCGGTTAAACCTTGTCTTGCCTGAGTTGACGGACCAATTTGAACTGCTCCTCATTAATGACGGCAGCCGGGATCGAAGTTGGGAGGTCGTGGAGGAACTGGCGCGCGTGCATCCCTGGATTACGGGAATAAACTTCATGCGAAATTTCGGGCAGCACAATGCCCTGCTTTGCGGCATCCGGGAGGCTCGGTTTGAGATTATCGTCACCCTGGACGACGATTGCCAGAATCCTCCCGAAGAAATTCCGAAACTGATCGAAAAAATCAACGCTGGTTTCGATGTGGTTTACGGTTCGCCCCGGCAAACCCGGCACGGACTTTGGCGGGATCTGGCTTCGCAGATAACCAAGATCGCCCTGCAAAGCGTGATGGGGGCCGATACGGCGCGTAAAGTCAGCGCGTTCCGGGCTTTCAGGACCCCGTTACGGCAGGCGTTCGCCACCTATGGCGGCTCATTCGTCAATATAGATGTTTTGTTATCCTGGGCCTCCACGCGGTTTTCCTCGGTTGACGTTCTTCACCGGCCGCGCGAGAGCGGAAGATCCAACTATACATTCCGCGCTCTGGTTGTCCATGCTCTGAACATGATCACCGGCTTCAGCATGCTCCCGCTGCAAATTGCCAGCCTGGTCGGTTTTCTATTTACCGTTTTCGGCATCATGGTCTTGTTCTATGTGATTGCCCGATATTTGATTCAAGGAGGCTCGATTCCCGGCTTCCCGTTCCTGGCCTCGACCATTGCCATTTTCTCGGGCGCCCAGCTTTTTTCGCTTGGCATCATTGGTGAATATCTGGCGCGGATGCATTTCCGCCTGATGGACCGCCCGACCTATGTCATTCAAAAAGTCTATAAAAACGCGGCTGGCGAAGAGGCTTAG
- a CDS encoding haloacid dehalogenase, giving the protein MLNTIQSLILDMDGVLWRDNSPIGDLPRIFARIRERGWKFVFATNNGTKTPEEYVQKLAGFGVDVEPRQVLTSALGTAQLLQGRIPDGAPVFVVGGTGVTAALRERGYEILSVDKAESARALVMGIDREINFDKMREAALLARRGIPFFATNPDKTFPTPRGEIPGAGAWISVIVTATGVEPVYAGKPHPFLMEMALERLGTKKEETLVVGDRLETDIAAGQAVGCPTALVLSGVSAREQAEAWVPAPSLIVQDLEALVK; this is encoded by the coding sequence ATGCTCAACACCATTCAATCCCTCATCCTCGACATGGACGGCGTGCTCTGGCGGGACAATTCTCCCATCGGCGACCTGCCGCGGATCTTCGCGCGCATCCGCGAGCGCGGCTGGAAATTCGTCTTCGCCACCAACAACGGGACAAAAACCCCCGAAGAATACGTCCAAAAGTTAGCCGGCTTCGGCGTGGACGTGGAGCCGCGCCAGGTCCTCACTTCGGCGCTGGGGACGGCGCAATTGCTCCAGGGACGGATCCCCGACGGCGCGCCCGTTTTCGTCGTCGGCGGGACCGGCGTCACAGCCGCGCTGCGGGAACGCGGATACGAGATCCTCTCTGTGGATAAAGCCGAGTCGGCGCGGGCCCTCGTCATGGGGATCGACCGTGAGATCAACTTCGACAAGATGCGCGAAGCGGCCCTGCTGGCGCGGCGCGGAATCCCGTTTTTCGCGACCAACCCCGACAAGACCTTCCCCACCCCGCGCGGGGAAATCCCCGGCGCGGGCGCGTGGATCTCGGTCATCGTCACAGCGACGGGAGTCGAACCCGTCTACGCGGGCAAGCCCCATCCCTTTTTGATGGAGATGGCGCTGGAACGGCTGGGGACGAAAAAAGAAGAAACGCTCGTCGTCGGCGACCGCCTCGAGACAGACATCGCCGCGGGGCAGGCGGTGGGATGCCCGACCGCGCTCGTGCTGAGCGGCGTCAGCGCGCGGGAGCAGGCCGAGGCCTGGGTTCCCGCGCCCAGCCTCATCGTCCAGGATCTGGAAGCGTTGGTGAAATAG